One genomic region from Actinomycetota bacterium encodes:
- a CDS encoding RNA polymerase sigma factor, giving the protein MIAATDEVVDRLFRRESGRAVATLIRAVGSFDLAEDAVQEAFAVALERWPRDGIPENPGAWITTTARNRAIDRLRRDRVGRTKAEAAEQLGALERMDTDDTEIPDERLRLIFTCCHPALPMESRVALTLRTVGGLSTREIARAFLSPEPTVAQRLVRAKRKIRAGGIPYRVPPRDLLEERLGGVLAVLYLVFNEGYSATSGDLVRVDLCEEAIWLARVVDRLLPGHPEVQGLLALMLLQHSRRDARTDPAGDLVLLEDQDRARWDHDMIDEGLAVLDRAIGGRAIGPYQLQAAIAALHARAPRPEDTDWPQIAGLYGALAAATPSPVVELNRAVAVAMADGPAAGLPLLDALERDLDGYHLFHAARADLLRRLDRRSEAEASYRRALDVATNPAERAFLDRRLTQL; this is encoded by the coding sequence GTGATCGCAGCGACCGACGAAGTCGTCGATCGTCTGTTCCGGCGCGAGTCGGGGCGGGCAGTCGCGACCTTGATCCGCGCGGTCGGCAGCTTCGACCTCGCCGAGGACGCCGTGCAGGAGGCGTTCGCCGTCGCGCTCGAACGGTGGCCCCGCGACGGGATCCCCGAGAACCCGGGGGCCTGGATCACCACCACCGCGCGCAATCGGGCGATCGACCGGCTGCGACGGGACCGGGTCGGCCGGACGAAGGCCGAAGCCGCCGAGCAGCTGGGCGCCTTGGAGCGAATGGACACGGACGACACGGAGATCCCCGACGAACGGCTGCGGCTGATCTTCACGTGCTGCCACCCGGCCCTGCCGATGGAGTCCCGCGTGGCGCTGACCCTCCGCACGGTGGGGGGCTTGTCGACCCGCGAGATCGCGCGGGCCTTCCTCTCGCCCGAACCGACGGTGGCCCAGCGGCTCGTGCGGGCGAAGCGGAAGATCCGCGCGGGCGGTATCCCCTATCGCGTGCCACCACGCGACCTGCTCGAGGAGCGCTTGGGGGGCGTGCTCGCCGTGTTGTACCTGGTCTTCAACGAGGGGTACAGCGCCACGAGCGGTGATCTCGTGCGCGTCGACCTCTGCGAGGAGGCGATCTGGCTCGCACGCGTGGTCGATCGGCTGCTCCCGGGCCACCCCGAGGTGCAGGGGTTGCTGGCCCTGATGCTGCTGCAGCATTCGCGTCGCGACGCACGCACCGACCCGGCAGGCGACCTCGTGCTGCTCGAGGATCAGGATCGGGCACGGTGGGACCACGACATGATCGACGAGGGGCTCGCCGTGCTCGATCGGGCGATCGGAGGCCGTGCGATCGGGCCCTACCAGCTGCAGGCGGCGATCGCGGCGCTGCACGCGCGGGCCCCGCGCCCCGAGGACACCGATTGGCCCCAGATCGCCGGGCTCTACGGCGCCCTCGCGGCCGCGACGCCGAGCCCGGTGGTCGAGCTGAACCGGGCTGTCGCGGTGGCGATGGCCGACGGTCCGGCGGCGGGATTGCCGTTGCTCGACGCCCTCGAGAGAGACCTCGACGGCTACCACCTGTTCCATGCCGCCCGCGCCGACCTGCTCAGACGCCTGGACCGGCGGTCCGAGGCGGAGGCGTCGTACCGACGCGCGCTCGACGTGGCCACCAACCCCGCCGAGCGGGCGTTCCTCGATCGCAGACTCACTCAGCTCTGA
- a CDS encoding YciI family protein has protein sequence MQYMLLIYGDMSGYPELDEAGQAAEMKRWYDYSDWLAQKGWMKAGDALVDVDQATSVRVRDGERIVTDGPFAETKETLGGYYLLEVENLDDAIEAAAECPGASHGTIELRPVAALPEMPEG, from the coding sequence ATGCAGTACATGCTGCTGATCTACGGCGACATGAGCGGCTACCCGGAGTTGGACGAAGCGGGGCAGGCGGCCGAGATGAAACGCTGGTACGACTACAGCGACTGGCTCGCCCAGAAGGGATGGATGAAGGCCGGCGACGCCCTCGTCGACGTCGACCAGGCGACGAGCGTCCGCGTGCGCGACGGTGAGCGCATCGTCACCGACGGCCCGTTCGCCGAGACGAAGGAGACCCTCGGCGGGTACTACCTGCTCGAGGTCGAGAACCTCGACGACGCGATCGAGGCCGCAGCCGAGTGCCCCGGCGCCTCCCACGGCACGATCGAGCTGCGGCCGGTGGCGGCGCTCCCGGAGATGCCCGAGGGGTGA
- a CDS encoding YciI family protein — translation MARYMLLIHGEEGGWEAAADDERAAMYERYGALVATMRERGHLIEADELHRAADAKVVRVCGGAAEVVDGPFTETKEQLGGYFLVDCDLETAVAYATAIPGASTGAVEVRPVVATQSS, via the coding sequence GTGGCCAGGTACATGTTGCTGATCCACGGAGAGGAAGGCGGCTGGGAGGCCGCGGCCGACGACGAGCGGGCGGCGATGTACGAGCGCTACGGCGCGCTCGTCGCCACGATGCGGGAGCGCGGGCACCTGATCGAGGCCGACGAGCTGCATCGGGCCGCGGACGCGAAGGTGGTGCGTGTATGCGGCGGAGCGGCCGAGGTCGTCGACGGACCGTTCACGGAGACGAAGGAGCAGCTGGGCGGCTACTTCCTCGTCGACTGCGACCTCGAGACGGCCGTCGCCTACGCGACCGCGATCCCGGGTGCGAGCACGGGGGCGGTCGAGGTGAGACCCGTCGTGGCGACTCAGTCGAGCTGA
- a CDS encoding acyl-CoA dehydrogenase family protein: MGWRWERRARATRPLHHATSRVQFGKPIGAFQLVQPKLVEMAIAVNAGSLMAQQLGRLKDAGQVTFEQVSMTKLHNARAALTIAREARSLLGRPVSPPR; the protein is encoded by the coding sequence GTGGGGTGGCGATGGGAGCGGCGCGCGCGTGCTACGAGGCCGCTGCATCACGCGACGAGCCGCGTGCAGTTCGGCAAGCCGATCGGCGCATTCCAACTCGTGCAGCCCAAGCTGGTCGAGATGGCGATCGCCGTGAACGCGGGGTCGTTGATGGCGCAGCAGCTCGGACGGCTGAAGGACGCGGGCCAGGTCACGTTCGAGCAGGTCAGCATGACGAAGCTCCACAACGCCCGCGCGGCCCTCACGATCGCCCGGGAGGCGCGATCGCTGTTGGGGCGACCGGTATCACCGCCGCGTTGA
- a CDS encoding CBS domain-containing protein, protein MTVIREVMSTELTTVSPSTTIADAATMMSTHQVGSALVLDGERLVGIFTERDVLRAVGSDFDAEHHAVSEFMTKDPKTIGPEVDAHEALESMFAFGFRHLPVVDGGRVVGIVSMRDVTRRA, encoded by the coding sequence ATGACCGTGATCCGTGAGGTGATGAGCACCGAGCTGACGACCGTCTCGCCGAGTACAACGATCGCCGATGCCGCCACGATGATGAGCACTCATCAGGTCGGCAGCGCGCTCGTGCTCGACGGCGAACGCCTCGTGGGCATCTTCACAGAACGCGACGTGCTGCGAGCCGTGGGGTCGGACTTCGACGCCGAGCATCACGCCGTGAGCGAGTTCATGACCAAGGATCCGAAGACGATCGGGCCGGAGGTCGACGCTCACGAGGCGCTCGAGTCGATGTTCGCGTTCGGGTTCCGCCATCTGCCGGTGGTCGACGGGGGACGCGTTGTGGGCATCGTCTCGATGCGCGACGTCACCCGGCGGGCCTGA
- a CDS encoding A/G-specific adenine glycosylase: protein MSEIMLQQTQAARVVPVFEEFVRRFPDVRSLAAASRADVLRAWGRLGYPRRAVALHRAAAEIVREHGGEVPSDPSLLRTLPGIGEYTAAAVASLGFGTPVPAIDTNVRRVWARVDHGSEADEVSARTLRDAASVWLDRRRPSAFNQALMDLGREVCRPTPRCDVCPLRPWCAFAVSGRVGRPSTRRQPRYEGSLRQVRGAVLAALRDRSPRTFGGLSRATGVPVQRLADAVRGLHDDGVVVASAGALEGRERGRVALPD from the coding sequence GTGAGCGAGATCATGCTCCAGCAGACCCAGGCCGCCCGGGTCGTGCCGGTGTTCGAGGAGTTCGTGCGGCGATTCCCGGACGTGCGCTCACTGGCGGCCGCGTCGAGGGCCGACGTGCTGCGCGCCTGGGGTCGCCTGGGGTATCCGCGGCGAGCCGTCGCGCTCCACCGCGCCGCCGCGGAGATCGTCCGCGAGCACGGGGGCGAGGTGCCGAGCGACCCGTCGCTGTTGCGCACACTGCCGGGGATCGGCGAGTACACGGCGGCAGCCGTCGCGAGCTTGGGTTTCGGCACGCCGGTGCCCGCGATCGACACGAACGTCCGGCGCGTGTGGGCGCGGGTGGATCACGGCTCGGAGGCCGACGAGGTGTCGGCTCGCACCCTCCGTGACGCCGCCTCGGTGTGGTTGGACCGCCGCCGACCTTCGGCGTTCAACCAGGCGCTCATGGATCTCGGCCGCGAGGTCTGCAGGCCGACTCCGCGATGCGACGTCTGCCCTCTGCGCCCCTGGTGCGCGTTCGCTGTCTCAGGACGCGTCGGCCGGCCGTCGACCCGTCGGCAGCCGAGGTACGAGGGCTCGCTCCGGCAGGTCCGTGGGGCGGTGCTGGCGGCGCTGCGCGACCGGTCGCCCCGCACGTTCGGCGGCCTTTCGCGTGCGACCGGCGTACCGGTGCAGCGCCTGGCCGACGCCGTGCGAGGCCTGCATGACGACGGGGTGGTCGTCGCCTCGGCCGGTGCGCTCGAGGGGCGCGAGCGCGGTCGCGTCGCGTTGCCCGACTAG
- a CDS encoding LLM class flavin-dependent oxidoreductase has translation MAVRIGIGLFTGQIPAGSERSFAQEYRDTIELVRLAEAVGFDSAWLSEHHGASDGYLPSLLVMCAALASATSTIALGTGVILTPFHDPLRLAEDAAVVDQLSGGRLTLGLGIGWRPEEFRMFGVPMRERLPRTVETVTILRRAWTGERFSHRGEVFDLDRVRVTPPPARAGGPPILLGGYVDAALRRAGELGDGHITDADDLDHVRNAVSLMEQGARDAGRDPTNLRLALMANAFVADARAWEIAAPGVMHQLGAYEAWDAGHDTPEHDSLDAVVGDEHAARRSTAAGTADDVAHALEPIVHSLGARAEADLIVRLHYPGMAFDDAARAVSLFGERVLPALRDLGRR, from the coding sequence GTGGCGGTGCGCATCGGCATCGGGCTGTTCACGGGCCAGATCCCGGCCGGATCGGAACGCTCCTTCGCCCAGGAGTACCGCGACACGATCGAGCTCGTGCGCCTCGCGGAGGCGGTGGGATTCGACTCCGCCTGGTTGAGTGAGCACCACGGCGCATCCGACGGCTACCTGCCCTCGCTCCTGGTGATGTGTGCCGCACTCGCGTCGGCGACGTCCACGATCGCGCTGGGCACCGGGGTGATCCTCACGCCGTTCCATGACCCGCTGCGCCTCGCGGAGGATGCCGCGGTGGTCGATCAGCTCTCCGGCGGACGCCTGACGCTCGGCCTCGGTATCGGGTGGCGACCCGAGGAGTTCCGGATGTTCGGGGTCCCGATGCGGGAGCGGCTGCCCCGCACGGTCGAGACCGTGACGATCCTCCGACGTGCGTGGACCGGGGAGCGCTTCTCCCACCGGGGCGAGGTGTTCGACCTCGACCGCGTTCGGGTGACGCCTCCTCCCGCGCGGGCAGGCGGGCCACCGATCCTGCTCGGCGGCTACGTCGATGCCGCCCTGCGTCGAGCCGGCGAACTGGGCGACGGCCACATCACCGACGCCGACGACCTCGACCACGTCCGCAACGCCGTCTCGCTGATGGAGCAGGGTGCGCGGGACGCCGGCCGGGATCCCACGAACCTTCGCCTCGCGCTGATGGCGAACGCGTTCGTCGCCGACGCGCGCGCCTGGGAGATCGCTGCACCTGGCGTGATGCACCAGCTCGGCGCATACGAGGCATGGGATGCGGGCCACGACACGCCCGAGCACGACTCGCTGGACGCGGTGGTCGGCGACGAGCACGCCGCTCGCCGTTCGACGGCGGCGGGCACCGCCGACGACGTCGCGCACGCACTCGAGCCGATCGTGCACTCGCTCGGCGCCAGGGCCGAAGCCGACCTCATCGTGCGCCTCCACTACCCCGGCATGGCGTTCGACGACGCCGCCCGCGCCGTCTCGCTCTTCGGCGAACGGGTGCTCCCGGCGCTCCGCGACCTCGGCCGGCGCTAG
- a CDS encoding metal ABC transporter substrate-binding protein: protein MEVVASFYPLAFAAERAGGEGVSVRNLTPPGVEPHDLELTPDDLEAIAEADVVVYLGGGFQSVVEDAVEAEATGITVDVFEGIDPLRAPSGDEGDNGSADPHVWLDPVLYSGIAARVATEIGEVEARDGARVAANAGDLDEDLMTLDAEFRRGLARCDTRVMITNHAAFGYLAAAYGLEQHAISGLSPESEPNPQRIAELAAEARAEGVTTVFTEDLVAPEVAETLAAEAGLDTAVLSPLEGLTDEQEAAGDDYLSVMRRNLEVLRDGLVCA, encoded by the coding sequence GTGGAGGTGGTCGCGAGCTTCTATCCGCTGGCATTCGCGGCCGAGCGCGCCGGTGGCGAGGGGGTTTCCGTCAGGAACCTCACCCCGCCCGGTGTGGAACCGCACGACCTCGAGCTCACACCCGACGACCTCGAGGCGATCGCGGAGGCCGATGTCGTGGTGTACCTGGGTGGTGGGTTCCAATCGGTCGTCGAGGACGCCGTCGAGGCGGAAGCGACGGGGATCACGGTCGACGTCTTCGAGGGGATCGATCCCCTGCGGGCGCCGTCCGGCGACGAGGGCGACAACGGATCCGCCGACCCGCACGTGTGGCTCGATCCGGTGCTCTACTCGGGTATCGCCGCCCGCGTCGCGACGGAGATCGGCGAGGTCGAGGCGAGAGACGGCGCTCGTGTCGCCGCGAACGCCGGCGATCTCGACGAGGATCTCATGACGCTCGACGCGGAGTTCCGACGCGGGCTCGCTCGATGCGACACGCGGGTGATGATCACGAACCACGCGGCGTTCGGCTACCTCGCCGCCGCGTACGGCCTCGAGCAGCACGCGATCTCGGGCCTCTCGCCGGAGTCCGAACCCAACCCCCAGCGGATCGCCGAGCTCGCGGCCGAGGCGCGAGCGGAGGGCGTCACGACGGTCTTCACCGAGGATCTCGTCGCCCCAGAGGTCGCCGAGACGCTGGCCGCCGAGGCCGGCCTCGACACCGCGGTCCTGAGTCCGTTGGAGGGCCTCACCGACGAACAGGAAGCCGCCGGCGACGACTACCTGTCCGTGATGCGACGGAACCTGGAGGTGTTGCGGGATGGCCTCGTCTGCGCCTAG
- a CDS encoding metal ABC transporter ATP-binding protein, with amino-acid sequence MSGGDDAHEELLGAEGLTFGYGREPVLEDVDLAVRAGEFVALVGPNGSGKSTLLRLLLGSLEPDAGAARLFGRRPGSVRRRGRLGYVPQRPNLSSELPATVREIVSAGRLTDGRWWLPMSRTDRRQVGHAITSVGLADLVDRPVNELSGGQQQRAFIARAFASEPSLLVLDEPIAGVDAASQRLFRDSLVHLIRDHGAGVLLVSHELSAVADDVDRVIVLKRTVLFDGDPAALAAQGVGSLGVHAEDLPIWLEQLS; translated from the coding sequence GTGTCGGGCGGCGACGACGCGCACGAAGAGCTCCTCGGGGCCGAGGGTCTGACCTTCGGCTACGGTCGCGAGCCCGTGCTCGAGGACGTCGACCTCGCGGTCCGCGCGGGCGAGTTCGTCGCGCTCGTCGGCCCGAACGGATCGGGCAAGTCCACGCTGCTGCGGCTGCTACTCGGCTCGCTCGAGCCGGATGCAGGAGCGGCGCGTCTCTTCGGCCGCCGGCCGGGGTCGGTGCGTCGTCGCGGGCGGCTCGGCTACGTGCCGCAGCGCCCCAACCTCAGCTCGGAGCTTCCAGCCACCGTGCGGGAGATCGTGTCGGCCGGCCGACTCACCGATGGGCGTTGGTGGCTCCCGATGTCCCGCACCGATCGACGGCAGGTCGGGCATGCGATCACCTCGGTGGGGCTCGCCGACCTCGTCGACAGGCCGGTGAACGAGCTCTCGGGCGGTCAGCAGCAGCGTGCGTTCATCGCGAGGGCGTTCGCGAGCGAGCCGTCGTTGCTCGTGCTCGACGAGCCGATCGCAGGGGTCGACGCGGCGTCGCAGCGACTCTTCCGGGACTCGCTCGTGCACCTGATCCGCGACCACGGCGCCGGCGTGCTGCTCGTCTCGCACGAGCTCTCCGCGGTCGCCGACGACGTCGACCGCGTGATCGTGCTCAAGCGCACGGTGCTGTTCGACGGCGATCCGGCCGCCCTGGCTGCCCAGGGGGTCGGGAGCCTCGGCGTGCACGCGGAAGACCTGCCGATCTGGCTGGAGCAGCTCTCGTGA
- a CDS encoding metal ABC transporter permease: MIAEIGLPYPFDLAFMQRALVACIVVGAFAPTIGVFLVQKRLSLIGDGIGHVAFAGVGAGLLAGWAPLWTALAFAVGGSLGIEWFRARRRTSGDVALAVLFYSGIALGVVLISAGEGLSANVLTFLFGQPLTVRPAEVRALVLLGLGIVAAVLVLRRAMFSVVTDEEWSRVAGLPVGVLNALLAVLTAVAVVAAMQIVGILLVAAMMVLPVASAQMLARSFSGSLAISVAIGVGASVAGLALSRVFPGGLAPGGTIVLVTAGVFVIVAVASHAFAWGRGVPEADV, translated from the coding sequence GTGATCGCCGAGATCGGGCTCCCGTATCCGTTCGATCTCGCCTTCATGCAGCGCGCGCTCGTCGCGTGCATCGTGGTGGGGGCGTTCGCACCGACGATCGGCGTCTTCCTCGTGCAGAAGCGACTCTCCCTGATCGGCGACGGCATCGGGCACGTGGCGTTCGCCGGCGTCGGAGCCGGCTTGCTCGCGGGGTGGGCGCCGCTGTGGACGGCGCTCGCCTTCGCCGTCGGCGGGTCCCTCGGCATCGAGTGGTTCCGCGCCAGGCGACGCACGTCGGGCGACGTGGCGCTGGCGGTCCTCTTCTACTCGGGCATCGCGCTGGGCGTGGTGCTGATCTCTGCAGGCGAGGGCCTTTCGGCGAACGTGCTCACGTTCCTCTTCGGACAGCCCCTCACGGTGCGTCCCGCCGAGGTCCGGGCGCTCGTGCTGCTCGGCCTCGGCATCGTGGCCGCGGTGCTCGTGCTGCGCCGCGCGATGTTCTCGGTCGTCACCGACGAGGAATGGTCGCGCGTCGCCGGACTGCCGGTCGGCGTCCTCAACGCCCTGCTCGCCGTCCTCACCGCGGTCGCGGTCGTCGCGGCGATGCAGATCGTCGGCATCCTGCTCGTCGCCGCGATGATGGTGCTGCCGGTCGCGAGCGCGCAGATGCTCGCGCGTTCGTTCTCGGGATCCCTCGCGATCTCGGTCGCGATCGGCGTCGGCGCGTCCGTAGCGGGGCTCGCGCTGTCGAGGGTGTTCCCCGGTGGGCTCGCTCCGGGAGGCACGATCGTGCTGGTCACGGCCGGGGTGTTCGTGATCGTCGCCGTCGCGTCCCACGCCTTCGCATGGGGACGGGGAGTGCCGGAGGCCGACGTATGA
- a CDS encoding Fur family transcriptional regulator, whose protein sequence is MAPDLHSTVAERLRGVGQRYTPQRESLVAALERARTPLSTADLVQARTGPQSSVYRNLSVLEHAGVVRRVITEGEFARYELAEELTEHHHHLICSNCGKVEDVRIPPDLETTMDRAVDRLAKRSGFAKVRHRLDLIGTCRACA, encoded by the coding sequence GTGGCGCCGGATCTGCACTCGACCGTCGCCGAGCGACTCCGTGGCGTCGGACAGCGGTACACGCCGCAGCGAGAGTCGCTGGTCGCCGCCCTCGAGCGTGCGCGGACCCCGCTGTCGACCGCCGATCTCGTGCAGGCGCGCACGGGTCCGCAGAGCTCCGTCTACCGCAACCTCTCCGTGCTCGAGCACGCGGGGGTGGTGCGCCGCGTGATCACCGAGGGGGAGTTCGCGCGGTACGAACTGGCGGAGGAGCTCACCGAGCACCATCACCACCTGATCTGCTCGAACTGCGGCAAGGTGGAGGATGTCAGGATCCCGCCAGACCTCGAGACGACGATGGATCGTGCGGTTGATCGGCTGGCGAAACGGAGCGGGTTCGCGAAGGTGCGCCACCGCCTCGACCTGATCGGCACCTGTCGCGCGTGTGCGTGA
- a CDS encoding TIGR03943 family protein has translation MSAHGDRPTFSAPRVAAGLAIGAWAGLFWFLLLGGRTSLYLSTRTAWLVPLGAALATIASVGRLASARVRSPEPLGSRETWMFGLIVLPVVLLLTLPPATLDSYAVNRRSNSTAIGSSARIVSGPIDLVDVAAARAVVDAEAALKARAGERVTIEGFVTEEPGEADRFQLTRFVITCCVADATISYVTVVDAPPGSFETDQWIRVVGPIYPLGSDILVQAESVEPIDQPDEPYLTP, from the coding sequence ATGAGCGCACACGGCGACCGCCCGACGTTCAGCGCGCCCCGCGTGGCGGCCGGGCTCGCGATCGGGGCGTGGGCCGGGCTCTTCTGGTTCCTACTGCTCGGTGGACGTACATCGCTGTACCTGTCCACGCGCACCGCATGGCTCGTGCCGCTCGGGGCGGCACTGGCCACGATCGCATCCGTGGGACGGCTCGCCTCGGCCCGGGTGCGCTCCCCCGAACCGCTCGGCAGCCGGGAGACGTGGATGTTCGGTCTGATCGTGCTGCCCGTCGTGCTCTTGCTCACGCTGCCGCCGGCCACGCTGGACTCCTACGCGGTGAACCGGCGCTCGAACTCGACCGCGATCGGATCGAGCGCGCGCATCGTGAGCGGCCCGATCGATCTCGTCGACGTCGCGGCCGCGAGGGCGGTCGTCGACGCCGAGGCGGCGCTGAAGGCCCGAGCCGGCGAACGGGTCACGATCGAGGGGTTCGTGACCGAGGAGCCCGGCGAGGCCGACCGGTTCCAGCTGACGCGGTTCGTGATCACGTGCTGCGTCGCGGACGCCACGATCAGCTACGTCACCGTCGTCGACGCGCCTCCAGGAAGCTTCGAGACCGACCAGTGGATCCGCGTCGTCGGACCGATCTACCCCCTCGGCAGCGACATCCTCGTGCAGGCCGAGTCGGTCGAACCGATCGATCAGCCCGACGAGCCCTATCTCACCCCTTGA
- a CDS encoding permease — protein sequence MAVDARPRAPSSRTPPRDGSRAPVAIVTAVLVAVAVLVRVVDPSSLPWLRNLLIVFGSLLVEAMPFILLGATVSAAIEVLVPASAFARIASLPRALQLPAAAAAGVAFPVCECGSVPVARRLAAKGLAPSAAITFMLAAPIVNPVVVASTFVAYRGRDTLWIMVLGRLALGFIVAMTVGWVLGRVRSGELLRARAGGVEAHEVDDREPRWRRFFGHLTGDVVFMARFLIMGAAMAAAIQTFVPQSIVNSVASLPVLSLIAMMALAFVMSLCSESDAFVAASFTAFGPASQLAFLVFGPMVDLKLAALYVGTYQRGFLRTVVIAVGASTLVATMWIQVIWG from the coding sequence ATGGCCGTCGACGCGCGACCTCGTGCACCGTCGTCCAGGACGCCGCCTCGGGACGGCTCACGCGCGCCCGTCGCGATCGTGACGGCCGTGCTCGTGGCCGTCGCCGTGCTCGTGCGTGTCGTCGATCCCTCGAGCCTGCCCTGGCTGCGGAACCTGCTGATCGTGTTCGGCTCCCTGCTGGTCGAGGCGATGCCGTTCATCCTGCTGGGTGCGACCGTGTCGGCCGCGATCGAGGTGCTCGTGCCCGCGTCCGCGTTCGCACGCATCGCGTCGCTCCCGCGTGCCCTGCAGCTGCCGGCCGCGGCCGCGGCCGGCGTCGCGTTCCCCGTCTGCGAGTGTGGCTCGGTGCCGGTGGCACGCCGGCTGGCCGCGAAGGGCCTCGCTCCGAGCGCCGCGATCACGTTCATGCTGGCAGCCCCGATCGTGAACCCGGTCGTCGTCGCGTCGACGTTCGTGGCCTACCGCGGGCGGGACACCCTTTGGATCATGGTGCTCGGACGTCTCGCGCTCGGTTTCATCGTGGCGATGACGGTCGGGTGGGTCCTGGGCCGGGTTCGCTCGGGAGAGCTGCTGCGTGCCCGCGCCGGCGGGGTCGAGGCCCACGAGGTCGACGACCGAGAGCCGCGATGGCGGCGCTTCTTCGGGCACCTAACCGGCGACGTCGTGTTCATGGCGCGGTTCCTGATCATGGGCGCCGCCATGGCCGCCGCGATCCAGACCTTCGTGCCCCAATCGATCGTGAACAGCGTGGCGAGCCTTCCCGTGTTGAGTCTCATCGCGATGATGGCGCTCGCCTTCGTGATGTCCCTGTGCTCGGAGTCCGACGCCTTCGTGGCGGCATCGTTCACGGCGTTCGGCCCGGCGTCCCAGCTCGCGTTCCTCGTCTTCGGCCCGATGGTCGACCTGAAGCTGGCCGCGCTGTACGTAGGCACGTACCAGCGGGGGTTCCTTCGCACGGTGGTGATCGCCGTCGGCGCATCCACGCTCGTGGCCACGATGTGGATCCAGGTGATCTGGGGATGA